In the genome of Elusimicrobiota bacterium, the window CAGAATTGCGGCGGTAACCCCTGCGGATACTGCGCAGGTTATCTGTTTATAACGTATAAAATTCAGTATAACATCAATCCCGAGCGCAGTAATAAGGACTACAATAAAATTCAAGAGTTCTTGCGGCGATTTTATCCATCCCGGGATGAGGTACAACAGGGTCACTTTGAACACATCTGACATTACGTGTTCGTTTGACCCTTTTTTTCGGATTAACGGAAAAACTATCATTTTACTCCGGCTAAAAACGCGTGGAATTTATGTAATCCTTTACCGTACAGCATCATAGGGCACGCAATTTTTGTCTCAATCCCAGCGTCTTTACATATCTGCAACGTTTCGGGATCAACAGTTTTTTTGTTATGGAACAATATCCTCTTCACACCTTTTTCTATAAGCAGAGGTACAACCTTTTTTGTGTTCTCGCTTTTCAATAATACGTACGCGCAGTGCGGGACTAACGGGAGTTCACTGAACCCGCGATAAACTTTTTGGCTGAACTTCGCACCGGGGTTGGTGTTCATGGGATACACTTTTATCCCGCTATTAGTGAACGCATCGGAGATCATACTGCAAAACCGCGTATTCCTGCTGGAGAAACCTATAAACAAAACATCGGCAGTATCAACGAATTTACTTCCTGTGGTTGCCATAAAAATCCTCCTATAACAATCATGTGTATTTTCCATATAATATAGTATAATATAACCATTAATTAGTCGGTTTGTAAAGGAAAAGGGTTGTTTAATTAAGTTGTAATGGACGCATTTGTATCTATAGCGTTAGTAGTAAACGTATTAGCGCTTTTCTTTTTTTTGCAGTTAATCGGTTACGGTATATACTCATACTTTCTCTATTGGAGTAAAACAGTTAAGTTTACAACGGAGAAACTAGTTGAAGTATCAAAAACCATCAACCGCGGGTTGCCCAAGATCACGGTATTGATTGCAGCGAAGGACGAGGCAAGTGTTATATCAGCTACAATCGCTAAGATGGTAGAACTTGAATATCCAAAAGACAAGCTTAGGTTCATATTTGTTCTTGATGAGAAAGAA includes:
- a CDS encoding CoA-binding protein, which gives rise to MATTGSKFVDTADVLFIGFSSRNTRFCSMISDAFTNSGIKVYPMNTNPGAKFSQKVYRGFSELPLVPHCAYVLLKSENTKKVVPLLIEKGVKRILFHNKKTVDPETLQICKDAGIETKIACPMMLYGKGLHKFHAFLAGVK